The following nucleotide sequence is from Pirellulales bacterium.
TTGTCGTAGGCGCTGGCGATCGGCCCATCAAAACCGAATGACAGCATCCGAACGATCGTCTAAGTGGACGGTGTCCACGAAACGAACATGCCGTGGCTCAGTCGTCATTACAAGAGAATGTGTGCGTTGTCCCGCGCCGAAGAATCGCACGCCTCGCAACAGCGATCCGTCAGTGACCCCTGTGGCCGCAAAGAGAATTTTTTTGCCCGGCGCAAGGTTGTTTGTGTGATAGACTTGGTCGGGGTCGTCGATCCCCATTTTCCGAAGACGTTGCAAGGTCTTTTCCCGCTCGGGCACTTTGGAAGCATCGACGCCGAGTTTTTCCGGGTCGAACACTAACCGACCCTGAATCTCTCCGTTGAGGCACTTCATGGCGGCTGCGGTGATCACGCCTTCGGGTGCACCGCCAATGCCCATCAGTGCATGGATATTGGTCCCGGCGACAGCCGCGGAAATTCCCGCGGATAAGTCGCCATCGGAGATGAGGCGAACTCGGGCTCCGGCGGCGCGAATATCGCCGATCAGTTTTTCGTGACGCGGCCGATCCAGGACAATCACCGTTAAGTCGGTTACTTCGCGCTGCAGCCTTCTGGCAATATTCTTGAGGTTGTCGGCGACCGGAGAGTCGATGCTCACGGCGCCACGCGACGAAGGACCGACGACAATCTTTTCCATATAGATATCCGGCGCGTGAAGCAGCCCACCGCGCTCGGCGGCCGCGAGCACGGTGATCGCGTTGTTTGCCCCCATCGCGCACAGATTCGTCCCTTCCAGCGGATCGACGGCGATATCGATCTCCGGATCCGAGACCTCCTTCCCTGCTCTGGCGCCGGCCCCGACTGCTTCACCGATGTAGAGCATCGGCGCTTCATCTCGCTCTCCTTCGCCGATGACGATTCTTCCACGCATCCGCACGCGGTCCATGATCGAGCGCATCGCTTCGACGGCTACATGGTCGCTGTGGCGGCGATCGCCTTGCCCCATCGTATGGGCGGCTGCGATGGCGGCCTGCTCGCAAACTTGCAAAAACTCGAGCGATAAATCGTTGTCGTCTGTCATGGTGTCGGATCTGTCCGTTGGAAACGAAACGTGCCGTGCGTTGAAGATACCGACTTCCGCGCTTTGCCTGTCGGTTGGCGGGTTGAATTCGGCCGCTGACCTTCGAGTCAATGCCGAGATGTCGGACTTGCTTGATTTATGGTCATTGGCCGTGGAGCTTGCAAGGCGTCTTGGCCCGTTTTTGTGTAGATTTCGGAAGATGTTGATCGTGTGCGAGCCGCCGGAGTTGGTGGGCGCGTTTGACTTTGCCAATCCTTAAAACGAAGCAATTGGCGGCCGCCACCGCCTACCCGCGGCAAATTTCTACAGGGCGGATACAACGGAATGTTAGGGACGTACTCATATTCCCATTTTCCGTCCGTCAAACCGCTGTCATAGACGACTCCCATGGCTTGGTCTCCTCAAACGGTGAATTTGCCACATGGAATTCATATTCAAGCGGCCCAGCCCATGATGCCAGCGTTTCGCAAACTCCTTTTGAGGTCCATTTTCGCCGATTCATGACGTGTGCCGCGGAGCAGTATTCCGGCGGAACGACTGCTCGAACCGGTCGCAGCCATCGTTCCGAAACCTCGCCGAATGCATCGGCATTGTCCGGCACAAAAACGTGTTCCGCCTGGACATCTTCAATGCGCGGTAGTTAATCTGCCACCTGCCCACTAAAATACAAGATTCGCCGACCTGCTAAGGACATTGCCGTGGATTTCCGCCTCGTCAGCCCGTTCGAACCTGCCGGCGATCAGCCGCAAGCCATCGCTGCGCTCACCGAAGGCTTGGCGGCTGGCCGCAAAGAGCAAGTGCTGATGGGCGTGACCGGGTCGGGCAAGACGTTCACGATGGCCAACGTCATTCAGCAACTGCAGCGGCCGACGCTGGTTTTGTCGCACAATAAGACGCTGGCGGCCCAGCTTTACTCGGAATTCAAGGATTTCTTCCCGTACAACGCCGTCCACTATTTCGTCAGCTATTACGACTACTACCAGCCCGAGGCGTACATCCCGCAGCGTGATATTTACATCGAGAAAGACGCTTCGATCAACCAGGAAATCGACCGGCTGCGGCTGGCCAGCACAAGTTCGCTAGTGAGCCGGCGGGATGTGATTATCGTGGCCAGCGTGTCGTGCATTTACGGCTTGGGCTCGCCCGAAGATTACCGCAGCATGATGGTCGGCCTTCGCAAAGGGATGGGCAGCGACCGCGACGAAGTGCTGCGGAAGCTGGTGGATATTCAATACGAGCGCAACGACATCGAATTTGCTCGCAGCAAGTTCCGCGTGCGGGGCGATTGCGTGGAGATTTGGCCGTCGTACGAGGAATTCGCCTACCGCGTCGAATTCTGGGGAGATGAAGTCGAGCAGATTTCGATCATCAACCCGACCAGCGGCGAAACCATCGATAAACTCGACCAGGTTTACATTTATCCGGCAAAGCATTTCGTGATGCCGGAAGACCGCATCGCCGCGGCGGTTGACGAGATCAAACGCGAACTCGAGGAGCGGCTCGAAGAATTCAAGAACCAAAACAAACTGCTCGAAGCGCAACGGCTCGCGGCCCGCACACGGTTCGATATCGAAATGATGCAGGAAGTTGGCTACTGCCCAGGCATCGAAAACTACAGCCGCCCCCTATCCGGCCGGCCGCCAGGGAGCACGCCCGACACGCTCTACAACTTCTTTCCGCACGACTTTTTGATGTTCGTCGATGAATCACACGTCACCGTACCGCAGGTGCGGGCGATGTATGCAGGGGACTATAGCCGCAAGCGCACGCTGGTGGATCACGGCTTTCGTCTGCCGTGCGCGCTCGACAATCGGCCGCTGAAATTTGAGGAATGGCAGAACAAAATCAACCAGGTGATTTTTGTCTCGGCGACGCCGGGGCCCTATGAACTCGAGAAAACCGGCGGCGAAGTGATCGAGCAAGTGATTCGCCCCACTGGACTACTCGACCCGCAGATCGAGATCCATCCGGCCCGCGGCCAAGTTCCGCATTTGCTCGAAGAGATCCGCAAGCGCACGGCCGCCGGAGAACGAACGCTCGTCACGACGCTCACCAAGCGGCTTGCCGAGGATCTATCATTCTATCTGGCCGAACAAGGGGTGAAATGCAAATGGCTGCACAGCGAATTGGACGCATTTGAGCGCGTCGAACTGCTGCGCGACCTGCGCACCGGCCACTTTGAATCGCTGGTCGGCGTGAATCTATTGCGCGAAGGCTTGGACTTGCCCGAAGTGTCGCTGGTGGCAATTCTCGATGCCGACAAGGAAGGCTTCTTGCGCAGCGAAACGTCGCTCTTGCAAACGATCGGCCGCTCGGCCCGGAATGTGAACGCGACGGTCATTCTCTACGCCGACATCGTGACCGATTCGATGCAGCATGCGATCGAAGAAACGAACCGCCGCCGCGCGATCCAGGAAGAATACAACCGCGAGCACAACATCACGCCCGCGACCATCAAGAAAGCGATCCGCGACGGCATCGAAGGAGAAGCCAAGGCTCACGCCCGCGCGAACGCCGCCGTCGGCCGCACCGACGAAGCTCAGTACATCACCGAGGAATACATTTCCGAACTAGAACTCGAAATGCACGCCGCCGCCGAGTCGCTCGAATTCGAGCGCGCCGCCGTCATCCGCGACCGAATCACGAAGATGCGCGACTCGATGGGCAAACAAGTCGGCGAGGTCGATTTCCGGGCCGACGAAGGCTTCCGCGGCAAGCGCCGCAAAGGCCGCGGCGGCCGTACGCCGCACCCGAGGAAATAAAACTTCGCAGACACTTTTAACCGCTGATTTACGCTAATAGGCGCTAATCAGAAAACGCTGTCACTCATCACACATTAGCGCCTAGCAGCGTTCATTAGCGGTTCAATTTTTTGTATGAACGAAAGTCAATCCACCATCGGCGTGCTCGTAAGCGGTGGATTGGATAGCGCAATTCTGGTTTCGTATTTGCTCGATCGCGGTGAGCGCGTTCGGCCGATTTACGTGACCGGTGATTTATATTGGCAAGAGACAGAACTGGCTTGTCTGAAGGGATATTTGCAAGCAATCGCTCGGCCAGAGTTGGCGTCGTTGATCGTACTTGAGGTGCCAATGGCGGACTTATACGCCGACCATTGGAGCACAAGTGGGCGCAATGTTCCCGATGCTGCGACTCCCGATGAAGCCGTGTATCTGCCCGGACGCAACTTGCTGCTTTCAGTCAAGCCGGCCCTCTGGTGTCAGATGCACGGCATCGGGCGGCTGGCAATAGGTGTGTTGTCCAGCAATCCGTTCGACGATACCAGCGACAGATTCTTTGCCGCGCTCGAAGCAGTTCTCGCCAATCTCGGTCAGCCGCCGATAACGATCGAGCGCCCATTTGGCGTCATGAGCAAGCAACAGGTCATGGAACTCGGCCGCAAGTATCCGCTGGAGCTTTCGTTTTCCTGCATCGCCCCAATCCGCGGCCTGCACTGCGGAAAGTGCAACAAATGCGCCGAACGCCGAGCAGCTTTCCATGCCGCCGAACTGGTCGATTTGACGACCTATGCTTGACCAGGCATCGCGCGATCCGGCCGTGATGCAGCGGCGAATGAGACGACGCTGATTCAGCAAGGCCGCAGGCCTAGATCGACAATAGACGTACCACATTCGTCGCGGCGAAACGTGACGAGTCCATTAGGCGGCGCGATTGAGCTTGGCTGGCTCATGTCGGGCGGTTAGCAGGTGGATGGCCGCCGTCAGGCCATGCACCGCCTGGTCGAGATGTTGAGTCTCCTGAATGATCCGCAAATTTTCGGAAAGCGAATGTTGTAGTTTAGATAGCTGTCCACTGTCGCGATGAAGCCCCGTCATGGACTCGACCAACTGCGAAAACTGCCTGTGCAGCGCGGCGGCCTGGGCCAGAATGCCCTCGGTTGCGGTCTTTTGCTCACTTCGCTGCACTTGTAATTCGCTCAAGACTCGCGTCAATCGCTTTTCGCGCTCGGCGTCGCTCGATTCGAAATGGTGATGCATGGTCGCCAGCGATTGCTCCCACGATTGGGCGTGCGTCTGCAGTCGTTGTTCGCTCTGCTGTTGCAGTTGTTGAAAGGCGGTGGTCCAA
It contains:
- the glpX gene encoding class II fructose-bisphosphatase, producing MTDDNDLSLEFLQVCEQAAIAAAHTMGQGDRRHSDHVAVEAMRSIMDRVRMRGRIVIGEGERDEAPMLYIGEAVGAGARAGKEVSDPEIDIAVDPLEGTNLCAMGANNAITVLAAAERGGLLHAPDIYMEKIVVGPSSRGAVSIDSPVADNLKNIARRLQREVTDLTVIVLDRPRHEKLIGDIRAAGARVRLISDGDLSAGISAAVAGTNIHALMGIGGAPEGVITAAAMKCLNGEIQGRLVFDPEKLGVDASKVPEREKTLQRLRKMGIDDPDQVYHTNNLAPGKKILFAATGVTDGSLLRGVRFFGAGQRTHSLVMTTEPRHVRFVDTVHLDDRSDAVIRF
- the uvrB gene encoding excinuclease ABC subunit UvrB; this encodes MAVDFRLVSPFEPAGDQPQAIAALTEGLAAGRKEQVLMGVTGSGKTFTMANVIQQLQRPTLVLSHNKTLAAQLYSEFKDFFPYNAVHYFVSYYDYYQPEAYIPQRDIYIEKDASINQEIDRLRLASTSSLVSRRDVIIVASVSCIYGLGSPEDYRSMMVGLRKGMGSDRDEVLRKLVDIQYERNDIEFARSKFRVRGDCVEIWPSYEEFAYRVEFWGDEVEQISIINPTSGETIDKLDQVYIYPAKHFVMPEDRIAAAVDEIKRELEERLEEFKNQNKLLEAQRLAARTRFDIEMMQEVGYCPGIENYSRPLSGRPPGSTPDTLYNFFPHDFLMFVDESHVTVPQVRAMYAGDYSRKRTLVDHGFRLPCALDNRPLKFEEWQNKINQVIFVSATPGPYELEKTGGEVIEQVIRPTGLLDPQIEIHPARGQVPHLLEEIRKRTAAGERTLVTTLTKRLAEDLSFYLAEQGVKCKWLHSELDAFERVELLRDLRTGHFESLVGVNLLREGLDLPEVSLVAILDADKEGFLRSETSLLQTIGRSARNVNATVILYADIVTDSMQHAIEETNRRRAIQEEYNREHNITPATIKKAIRDGIEGEAKAHARANAAVGRTDEAQYITEEYISELELEMHAAAESLEFERAAVIRDRITKMRDSMGKQVGEVDFRADEGFRGKRRKGRGGRTPHPRK
- a CDS encoding 7-cyano-7-deazaguanine synthase, translated to MNESQSTIGVLVSGGLDSAILVSYLLDRGERVRPIYVTGDLYWQETELACLKGYLQAIARPELASLIVLEVPMADLYADHWSTSGRNVPDAATPDEAVYLPGRNLLLSVKPALWCQMHGIGRLAIGVLSSNPFDDTSDRFFAALEAVLANLGQPPITIERPFGVMSKQQVMELGRKYPLELSFSCIAPIRGLHCGKCNKCAERRAAFHAAELVDLTTYA